In Schistocerca serialis cubense isolate TAMUIC-IGC-003099 chromosome 3, iqSchSeri2.2, whole genome shotgun sequence, the following proteins share a genomic window:
- the LOC126470244 gene encoding uncharacterized protein LOC126470244, with the protein MCKWRMQLIELFNSELNYRGVTKYKERIIARNFDSYAKQMTVFWHCDIKDETMFLKNKQTNALIGKVVTYEYRINVKIEGDTNDNQVSKKVFEESWGVEQVCICISNKLGKFSL; encoded by the coding sequence ATGTGTAAATGGAGAATGCAGTTGATAGAGTTGTTCAACAGTGAACTTAATTACAGAGGTGTCACCAAGTACAAAGAGCGCATTATAGCCAGAAACTTTGATTCATATGCGAAGCAAATGACAGTTTTCTGGCACTGTGATATAAAAGATGAGACAATGTTTCTCAAAAATAAACAAACTAATGCACTAATTGGTAAAGTAGTTACATATGAATACAGAATTAATGTGAAGATTGAAGGAGATACTAATGATAATCAGGTATCAAAGAAGGTGTTTGAAGAAAGTTGGGGTGTGGAGCAGGTGTGCATATGCATTTCTAATAAACTTGGCAAATTTAGTTTGTAA